In bacterium, the sequence TGCCGGTCGGGAATTCGGTCCGGCCTAAATTTCATGATGGCCCGCCGCGAAGTCGGCGGGCAGGGAGGGATCTCGATGAGGACGCGTCGTCTGTGGAATGTCTCCGCAATGGCAAGTCTCGCGGCCATGCTGGCCCTGCTCATGGCGTCCGGACCGGCGCCGGGTGCCTCATCGGGCGGCGTGCTCAACGTTCCGATGCCGATCTACCGGACCGGTCCGTACGCGGCAGGGGGCAGCGGCTTCGCCGGCGGGCGCGAGGATTACTTTGCGCTGTTGAACTCCAAGGGCGGGCTCGACGGATTGAAGATTCAGTGGAGCGAGTGCGAAGACGCCTACGACACCGCCCGCGGCGTCGAGTGCTACGAGCGCACGAAGAAGGACATGGTGGCCGTCTGGCCCGCGAGCACCGGGATCACGTACGCGCTCGTCGACCGGACGATCAAGGACAAGGTCCCGATGATCACGCTCGGCTACGGACGGTCGGACGCCACCGACGGCAAGACCTTCCCGTGGATCTTCCCGGTGCTCGGCAACTACTGGAGCCAGGCGTCCAGTTTCATCCGGTACATTGCCGCATCCGTCGGCGGCGAGAGCAACCTCAAAGGCAAGCGGATCGCTCTCCTCCACCTCGACATCCCATACGGACGGGAGCCGATCCCGATGTTCCAGGACCTCGCGACGAAGTTCGGCTTCGAGTTCCGGAACTTCCCGCTGCCCGCGCCGGGGCTCGAGCAGACGCCGGCGTGGGTCGACATAGCCCGGCGGTTCCGCGCGGACTACGTCATCCAGTGGAACTTCGGCCAGTCGTGCACCGTGCCGTTCACGGCGATGCGCCAGGTCGCGTTCCCGATCGAGAAGTTCATGGGCGTGTGGTGGTGCGGATCCGAGGAA encodes:
- a CDS encoding ABC transporter substrate-binding protein, with the protein product MRTRRLWNVSAMASLAAMLALLMASGPAPGASSGGVLNVPMPIYRTGPYAAGGSGFAGGREDYFALLNSKGGLDGLKIQWSECEDAYDTARGVECYERTKKDMVAVWPASTGITYALVDRTIKDKVPMITLGYGRSDATDGKTFPWIFPVLGNYWSQASSFIRYIAASVGGESNLKGKRIALLHLDIPYGREPIPMFQDLATKFGFEFRNFPLPAPGLEQTPAWVDIARRFRADYVIQWNFGQSCTVPFTAMRQVAFPIEKFMGVWWCGSEEDVRPAADLSKGYVTSNFTGVGRNFPVIQTILATVYKDGKGNIDEARVGTVYYNRGVIEAAIFAEAVHNGIKQFGLPVTGEKVRWGLEHLNFTETRLHQLGLTGLIPPVQTTPDDHGGVSSAYFQRWDGKAWVRIPGLWQPYSDLVRAQIAKSAADYRQQKR